One Halomonas sp. M4R1S46 genomic window carries:
- a CDS encoding YeaC family protein, whose product MSDMTFERMIQQMTPAIYERLKQAVSLRKWPDGRFLTAEQTELCLEAVMRYEVENGVPEPARIGYLERRTCGADSRGANVSPALAGLARDASRD is encoded by the coding sequence ATGAGCGATATGACCTTCGAGCGCATGATCCAGCAGATGACCCCCGCCATCTACGAGCGCCTCAAGCAGGCGGTGTCGCTGCGCAAGTGGCCGGACGGCCGCTTCCTGACGGCCGAGCAGACCGAGCTGTGCCTCGAGGCGGTGATGCGCTACGAGGTGGAGAACGGCGTGCCCGAGCCGGCCCGGATCGGCTATCTCGAACGCCGCACCTGCGGCGCGGACAGCCGCGGCGCCAACGTCTCGCCGGCGCTGGCCGGCCTGGCCCGGGATGCCAGCCGTGATTGA
- a CDS encoding DUF2797 domain-containing protein, whose translation MPAVIEATTLQGCLTKMAVAPGSPARYTLRAGEARLDLNARLGQPLRLTWTGAIACTHCGRATRKSFGQGHCYPCFKKLAQCDTCIMKPELCHFYQGTCREPDWGERHCFQPHVVYLANASGLKVGITRGTQVPTRWLDQGAVQALPILEVDSRQQSGFVEVLFKEQVSDRTNWRAMLKGEAEALDLAAERDRLLDALAGGLANLRERFGDDAIRPLDASPRTFEYPVLEYPRKVVSHNFDKQPEVAGTLLGIKGQYLILDSGVINLRKFTGYEVAVEG comes from the coding sequence ATGCCAGCCGTGATTGAGGCGACCACGCTGCAGGGCTGCCTGACCAAGATGGCCGTGGCGCCGGGCTCGCCGGCCCGTTACACCCTGCGAGCCGGCGAGGCCCGCCTGGACCTCAATGCCCGCCTCGGTCAGCCCCTGCGCCTGACCTGGACCGGCGCCATCGCCTGTACCCACTGTGGCCGGGCGACCCGCAAGAGCTTCGGCCAGGGGCACTGCTATCCCTGTTTCAAGAAGCTGGCCCAGTGCGATACCTGCATCATGAAGCCGGAACTCTGCCACTTCTACCAGGGCACCTGTCGCGAGCCCGACTGGGGGGAGCGGCACTGCTTCCAGCCCCATGTGGTCTACCTGGCCAATGCCTCGGGGCTGAAGGTCGGCATCACCCGCGGTACCCAGGTGCCGACCCGCTGGCTCGACCAGGGTGCGGTGCAGGCGCTGCCCATCCTCGAGGTGGACTCCCGCCAGCAGTCAGGCTTCGTCGAGGTGCTGTTCAAGGAGCAGGTCTCGGATCGCACCAACTGGCGGGCCATGCTCAAGGGCGAGGCCGAGGCGCTGGACCTGGCCGCCGAGCGCGACCGCCTGCTCGACGCCCTGGCCGGTGGCCTCGCCAACCTGCGCGAGCGCTTCGGCGATGATGCCATCCGCCCGCTCGACGCCAGTCCGCGCACCTTCGAATACCCGGTGCTCGAGTACCCCCGCAAGGTGGTCTCCCACAACTTCGACAAGCAGCCCGAGGTGGCCGGCACCCTGCTGGGCATCAAGGGCCAGTACCTGATCCTCGACAGCGGCGTGATCAACCTGCGCAAGTTTACCGGCTATGAGGTGGCGGTCGAGGGGTGA
- a CDS encoding zinc-dependent alcohol dehydrogenase family protein: MSEMRAMRLHAPNQPLRFEHIPIPEPGPGEVRVRVLACGVCRTDLHVVDGELDRPRLPLIPGHEIVGEVDALGDGVSRLVAGERVGVPWLGWTCGECDACRAGRENLCERAEFTGYTRDGGYAEYCVADARYCFPLPAEEAQAAAPLLCAGLIGYRTWRLAGGDTPRRLGIYGFGAAAHILVQLARARGQTVYAFTRPGDSEAQAFARRLGAAWAGGSDEAPPAPLDAALLFAPVGDLVPAALAQVRPGGRVVSGGIHMSDIPSFPYRLLWKERHLTSVANLTRRDGEEFLALAPQVPIRTETRAYPLEEASRALDDLRAGRFSGAAVLVP; this comes from the coding sequence ATGAGCGAGATGCGTGCCATGCGACTGCACGCCCCGAACCAGCCGCTACGTTTCGAGCATATTCCTATCCCCGAGCCGGGCCCCGGCGAGGTGCGGGTCCGGGTGCTGGCCTGCGGCGTCTGCCGTACCGACCTCCACGTGGTGGACGGCGAGCTCGACCGGCCCCGCTTGCCGTTGATTCCCGGTCACGAGATCGTCGGCGAGGTCGACGCCCTGGGCGACGGCGTCTCGAGGCTGGTGGCCGGCGAGCGGGTCGGCGTGCCCTGGCTGGGCTGGACCTGCGGCGAATGCGATGCCTGCCGGGCCGGGCGCGAGAACCTCTGCGAGCGGGCCGAGTTCACGGGCTACACCCGGGACGGCGGCTATGCCGAGTACTGCGTCGCCGACGCCCGCTACTGCTTCCCCCTGCCGGCCGAGGAGGCCCAGGCCGCCGCGCCCCTGCTATGTGCCGGGCTGATCGGCTATCGCACCTGGCGACTCGCTGGCGGCGACACGCCGCGACGGCTGGGCATCTACGGCTTCGGCGCTGCGGCCCATATCCTCGTCCAGCTCGCCCGGGCCCGCGGCCAGACCGTCTATGCCTTCACCCGGCCCGGCGACAGCGAGGCCCAGGCCTTCGCCCGGCGCCTCGGCGCGGCCTGGGCCGGGGGCAGCGACGAGGCGCCGCCGGCACCGCTGGATGCCGCCCTGCTGTTCGCGCCGGTGGGCGATCTCGTGCCCGCCGCCCTGGCCCAGGTGCGTCCCGGGGGCAGGGTGGTCTCCGGCGGCATCCACATGTCCGATATCCCGTCCTTTCCCTACCGCCTGCTGTGGAAGGAACGCCACCTGACCTCGGTGGCCAACCTCACCCGGCGTGACGGCGAGGAGTTCCTCGCCCTGGCCCCGCAGGTGCCGATTCGTACCGAGACGCGTGCCTATCCGCTGGAGGAGGCCAGCCGGGCGCTGGACGACCTGCGCGCCGGCCGCTTCTCCGGCGCCGCGGTGCTGGTGCCCTGA
- a CDS encoding PA0069 family radical SAM protein, translated as MTLRHPSLPHKGRGATFDPPNRFAPSHSEAIDDGWWQEAVPERLATEVVEERARSALAWNTSPDLPFDRSLNPYRGCEHGCIYCYARPSHAYWDLSPGLDFETRLIARTGLVERLEEELARPGYVCRSINLAGNTDAYQPLEAERGTTRRVLAFLLECRHPVTLVTKSALILRDLDLLSALAERRLVRVMVSLTSLDRDLKRALEPRAAAPEARLKVISRLAGAGVPVGTLVAPVIPGLTDHELERLMTAAREAGAVSAGWMLLRLPREVAPLFEAWLAEHYPERATKVMSLIRQCRGGQAYDGRFGHRLRGQGVFAELLEQRFRKTYRRLGFPGDVPLDTTAFRPPRRQADLFD; from the coding sequence ATGACCCTTCGTCATCCCTCGCTGCCGCACAAGGGGCGCGGCGCCACCTTCGACCCGCCCAATCGATTCGCGCCGTCTCACAGCGAGGCGATCGACGACGGCTGGTGGCAGGAGGCCGTGCCCGAACGCCTGGCCACCGAGGTGGTGGAGGAACGCGCGCGCAGCGCCCTGGCGTGGAACACCTCGCCGGACCTGCCCTTCGACCGTTCGCTGAATCCGTACCGGGGCTGCGAACACGGCTGCATCTACTGTTACGCCCGGCCGAGCCACGCCTACTGGGATCTCTCCCCCGGGCTGGACTTCGAGACCCGCCTGATCGCCCGCACCGGCCTGGTCGAACGGCTCGAGGAGGAACTGGCCCGGCCGGGCTACGTCTGCCGGTCGATCAACCTCGCCGGCAACACCGATGCCTACCAGCCGCTGGAGGCCGAGCGTGGTACCACCCGCCGGGTGCTGGCCTTCCTGCTGGAGTGCCGCCACCCGGTCACCCTGGTCACCAAGAGCGCGCTGATCCTGCGTGACCTCGATCTGTTGTCGGCGCTCGCCGAGCGCCGGCTGGTGCGGGTGATGGTCAGCCTGACCAGCCTCGATCGCGACCTCAAACGCGCCCTGGAGCCGCGGGCGGCGGCGCCCGAGGCGCGCCTCAAGGTCATCTCGCGGCTGGCCGGCGCCGGCGTGCCGGTGGGGACCCTGGTCGCCCCGGTGATTCCGGGGCTCACCGACCATGAGCTGGAGCGGCTGATGACGGCCGCCCGGGAGGCCGGCGCCGTCAGCGCCGGCTGGATGCTGCTGCGCCTGCCCCGGGAGGTCGCCCCGCTGTTCGAGGCCTGGCTGGCCGAGCATTATCCCGAGCGGGCGACCAAGGTGATGAGCCTGATCCGCCAGTGCCGGGGCGGACAGGCCTACGACGGACGCTTCGGGCACCGCCTGCGCGGCCAGGGCGTGTTCGCCGAGTTGCTCGAGCAGCGCTTTCGCAAGACCTACCGTCGGCTCGGCTTCCCCGGCGATGTGCCACTGGATACCACGGCCTTCCGGCCGCCGCGGCGGCAGGCGGATCTCTTCGACTAG
- a CDS encoding glucan biosynthesis protein, which yields MNRRDFLKASTILGGAFLPLSPLLAAPSRRIPTTGPREPFDHAWLKGLARHLAEQPPREAPPELPATLEDLSWDQYQAISFRPDHALWAQDEVPFRAQLFHLGRNFRRPVRIYTLRDGQAQEVAYDPAMFDFGASGVEGETLDEHLGFAGFRLHHRDDWQRDIAAFLGASYFRAVSDSLQYGLSARGLAIDTAMNRPEEFPDFTRFWLERPGDGEAVNVYALLESPSVTGAYRFRISTPEDGVVMDVDATLYPRQGIERLGIAPLTSMYLVGENDRDAGWDWRPEIHDSDGLAMHTGDGEWLWRPLTNPRQLRFNAYADTNPRGFGLVQRDHDFDHYQDDGVFYDRRPSLWVEPKGDWGAGSVQLTEIPTLDETFDNIVAFWHPEAPIEPGQEMRFGYRLYWHAYPPHQPPRARCVATRTGLGGVVGQPREYFSRRFVVDFQGGPFPLDDQADFEVKPVIVTSAGRVEITSARALEAIQGYRAMFDVVPPDDGTEPINLRLYLEGDGQPLTETWIYQWTPPPAEERKLHNPAHL from the coding sequence ATGAATCGACGCGACTTCCTGAAGGCCAGCACCATCCTCGGCGGCGCCTTCCTGCCCCTCTCGCCTCTGCTCGCCGCTCCCTCACGGCGAATCCCCACCACCGGTCCCCGCGAGCCCTTCGATCATGCCTGGCTCAAGGGCCTGGCCCGTCACCTCGCCGAGCAGCCTCCACGGGAGGCCCCTCCCGAGTTGCCGGCGACACTCGAGGACCTGAGCTGGGACCAGTACCAGGCCATCAGCTTTCGTCCCGATCACGCCCTCTGGGCCCAGGACGAGGTCCCCTTTCGGGCCCAGCTCTTTCACCTGGGCCGAAATTTCAGGCGGCCGGTCAGGATCTACACCCTTCGCGACGGCCAGGCTCAGGAGGTCGCCTACGATCCGGCGATGTTCGACTTCGGCGCCTCCGGCGTCGAGGGCGAGACCCTCGACGAGCACCTGGGCTTCGCCGGCTTCCGTCTCCACCACCGGGACGACTGGCAACGGGATATCGCCGCCTTCCTCGGAGCCAGCTACTTCCGCGCGGTCAGTGACTCCCTGCAATACGGCCTGTCGGCGCGCGGCCTGGCCATCGACACCGCCATGAACCGCCCCGAGGAATTTCCCGACTTCACCCGCTTCTGGCTGGAGCGACCCGGCGACGGAGAGGCCGTCAATGTCTATGCCCTGCTCGAGTCGCCCAGCGTCACCGGCGCCTATCGGTTCCGGATCAGCACCCCGGAAGACGGCGTGGTCATGGACGTGGACGCCACCCTCTACCCGCGCCAGGGCATCGAGCGCCTGGGCATCGCCCCGCTGACCAGCATGTACCTGGTCGGCGAGAACGACCGCGACGCCGGCTGGGACTGGCGTCCCGAGATCCACGACTCCGACGGCCTGGCGATGCACACCGGCGATGGCGAATGGCTGTGGCGCCCGCTCACCAACCCGCGCCAGTTGCGCTTCAATGCCTACGCCGACACCAACCCCCGCGGCTTCGGCCTGGTCCAGCGTGACCATGACTTCGACCACTACCAGGACGACGGCGTCTTCTACGACCGCCGGCCCAGCCTGTGGGTCGAGCCCAAGGGCGACTGGGGCGCCGGCTCGGTGCAGTTGACCGAGATCCCGACCCTCGACGAGACCTTCGACAACATCGTCGCCTTCTGGCACCCCGAGGCCCCCATCGAACCCGGCCAGGAGATGCGGTTCGGCTACCGCCTGTACTGGCACGCCTACCCGCCACATCAGCCGCCCCGAGCGCGCTGCGTCGCCACCCGCACCGGCCTGGGCGGGGTCGTCGGCCAGCCTCGTGAGTACTTCAGCCGGCGCTTCGTGGTCGACTTCCAGGGCGGCCCTTTCCCCCTCGATGACCAGGCAGACTTCGAGGTCAAGCCGGTCATCGTGACCTCGGCGGGCCGCGTCGAGATCACCTCGGCCCGCGCCCTGGAGGCGATCCAGGGCTATCGGGCGATGTTCGATGTCGTTCCCCCGGACGATGGCACCGAGCCGATCAATCTGCGCCTCTATCTGGAGGGCGACGGCCAACCGCTGACCGAGACCTGGATCTACCAGTGGACGCCGCCGCCCGCCGAGGAGCGGAAGCTTCACAACCCCGCCCACCTGTGA
- a CDS encoding sulfite oxidase: MTQTPPRTRGLHELYAEDPEAADKLLWDREVDPVTRRGFLKRSSLLAMAAAVGGSIPFAHQMPGGLIPAALAQSEEPFRLTGKEGLTVLNDRPINAETPPHLLDDDVTPGRFMFVRNNGIPPAVEAIDVDAWQLEIAGESCVNPQTFSIAELKQQFEHHTYQLQVECGGNGRSEYVPSASGNQWTTGAVACPSFTGARLRDVLEACGIAEDAVYIGYYGADSHVSGDPEREPISRGVPMAKALEDESLIAWAMNGEDIPYLNGHPLRVVCGGWPGSVSGKWLNRIVIRNQKHDGTKMGAPSYSVPKHPVAPGTEVPLEDFETIHSMPVKSLVTFPKSGVTHALDEPLAVRGHAWAGDLAVEAVHVSIDFGATWQQTELKAAPNRLAWQRWTSAVEFPEPGYYEVWARATDSQGRAQPMVVPGWNPKGYLNNACHRIAVQVA, from the coding sequence ATGACCCAGACACCGCCACGCACCCGCGGGCTTCATGAGCTCTACGCCGAGGACCCCGAGGCCGCCGACAAGCTGCTGTGGGATCGTGAAGTGGACCCGGTGACCCGCCGCGGCTTCCTCAAGCGCTCCAGCCTGCTGGCCATGGCCGCGGCGGTGGGGGGCAGCATTCCCTTCGCCCACCAGATGCCCGGCGGCCTGATCCCCGCCGCCCTGGCCCAGAGCGAGGAACCCTTCCGCCTGACCGGCAAGGAAGGCCTGACCGTCCTCAACGACCGTCCCATCAATGCCGAGACGCCCCCCCACCTGCTCGACGACGACGTGACACCCGGCCGGTTCATGTTCGTGCGCAACAACGGCATCCCGCCGGCGGTGGAGGCCATCGACGTCGATGCCTGGCAACTCGAGATCGCCGGGGAGTCCTGCGTGAATCCGCAGACCTTCTCCATCGCCGAGCTCAAGCAGCAGTTCGAACACCATACCTACCAGCTGCAGGTGGAATGCGGCGGCAACGGACGCAGCGAGTACGTGCCCTCGGCGAGCGGCAACCAGTGGACCACCGGGGCGGTGGCCTGTCCCTCCTTCACCGGGGCGCGGCTGCGCGACGTGCTGGAGGCCTGCGGCATCGCCGAGGACGCCGTCTATATCGGCTACTACGGCGCCGACAGCCATGTCAGCGGCGACCCCGAGCGGGAGCCCATTTCCCGGGGGGTGCCCATGGCGAAGGCGCTGGAGGACGAGTCGCTGATCGCCTGGGCGATGAACGGCGAGGATATCCCCTACCTCAACGGCCACCCGCTGCGCGTGGTCTGTGGCGGCTGGCCGGGGTCGGTATCGGGCAAGTGGCTGAACCGCATCGTGATCCGCAACCAGAAGCACGACGGCACCAAGATGGGGGCGCCCTCCTACAGCGTGCCCAAGCATCCGGTCGCGCCCGGCACCGAGGTGCCGCTGGAGGACTTCGAGACCATCCACTCCATGCCGGTGAAGTCGCTGGTGACCTTTCCGAAATCGGGCGTCACGCATGCCCTGGACGAACCGCTGGCGGTGCGCGGCCATGCCTGGGCCGGGGATCTCGCGGTCGAGGCCGTGCATGTCTCCATCGATTTCGGCGCCACCTGGCAGCAGACCGAGCTCAAGGCGGCGCCCAACCGGCTCGCCTGGCAGCGCTGGACGAGCGCGGTGGAATTTCCCGAACCCGGTTACTACGAGGTCTGGGCCAGGGCCACCGACAGTCAGGGACGCGCCCAGCCGATGGTGGTACCGGGCTGGAATCCCAAGGGCTATCTCAACAACGCCTGCCACCGCATCGCCGTCCAGGTGGCATAG
- the cobT gene encoding nicotinate-nucleotide--dimethylbenzimidazole phosphoribosyltransferase: protein MNDLLPPIAAPDAACAERVRRYLDTLTKPPGSLGRLEALAVTLAGITGEDFPRVTPPGVVVFAADHGVAEEGVSAFPQAVTAQMVANFVAGGAAINVFSRRLDARLEVVDVGVAGELPASGVVHDRVRPGTANLARQDAMSRDEAGSAIEVGRRAAERAAAAGCRCLIVGEMGIANTTASSAMLAVLTGAPVAELVGPGTGVAGDALAHKRAVIEAALVARAPDPADPLEVLARLGGLEIAAMVGAYLGAAARRLPILVDGFIATVAALTACRLDPALRPYLIFGHRSDEPGHGRALAALDGEPLLAMALRLGEGSGAALAFPLLEAATAMLAEMATFGDAGVDDRRAR, encoded by the coding sequence GTGAACGATCTTCTGCCACCCATCGCCGCGCCGGACGCGGCCTGCGCCGAGCGGGTCCGTCGCTATCTCGATACCCTCACCAAGCCCCCCGGCAGCCTGGGTCGCCTGGAGGCGCTGGCGGTGACCCTGGCCGGCATCACCGGCGAGGACTTCCCGCGCGTCACGCCGCCCGGCGTGGTCGTCTTCGCCGCCGACCACGGGGTGGCCGAGGAGGGCGTCTCGGCCTTCCCCCAGGCGGTGACGGCCCAGATGGTGGCCAACTTCGTCGCCGGCGGGGCGGCCATCAATGTCTTCTCGCGGCGCCTCGACGCGCGGCTGGAAGTGGTCGACGTGGGGGTGGCCGGCGAGTTGCCGGCGAGCGGGGTCGTGCACGACAGGGTACGCCCCGGCACCGCCAACCTGGCCCGGCAGGATGCCATGTCCCGCGACGAGGCCGGCTCGGCCATCGAGGTTGGCCGACGCGCCGCCGAGCGCGCCGCCGCGGCCGGCTGTCGCTGCCTGATCGTCGGCGAGATGGGCATCGCCAACACCACCGCCAGCAGCGCCATGCTGGCGGTCCTGACCGGGGCGCCGGTGGCCGAGCTGGTGGGCCCGGGCACCGGGGTGGCCGGTGACGCCCTGGCCCACAAGCGAGCGGTCATCGAGGCGGCCCTCGTCGCCCGGGCGCCGGACCCCGCCGATCCCCTGGAGGTGCTCGCCCGGCTGGGCGGCCTGGAGATCGCCGCCATGGTGGGCGCCTACCTGGGCGCGGCCGCCCGCCGCTTGCCGATCCTCGTCGATGGCTTCATCGCCACCGTGGCCGCGCTCACCGCCTGCCGCCTCGACCCGGCCCTGCGTCCCTACCTGATCTTCGGCCATCGCTCCGATGAGCCCGGCCACGGCCGGGCCCTGGCGGCGCTCGACGGCGAGCCGCTGCTGGCCATGGCGTTGCGTCTGGGCGAGGGCAGCGGCGCCGCCCTGGCCTTCCCGCTGCTCGAGGCGGCCACGGCCATGCTGGCGGAGATGGCGACCTTCGGCGATGCCGGTGTCGATGACCGCCGGGCGCGCTGA
- the cbiB gene encoding adenosylcobinamide-phosphate synthase CbiB has product MTLAPLSWELLALIGAALAIDLLLGDPPWLPHPVVGIGRVIARLERAWNQGPAAARRRRGIWLAVLVVGGTWALSWGLLACLAWLSPWLAVAAELGLLATALAARGLAEAARAVAEPLIRGALPEARQQLARIVGRDTADLDEAELARGAVETVAENTVDGITAPLFWALLGGAPLALAYKAANTLDSMVGYRSPRFMDFGRASARLDDAVNWLPARLTALSLWLAARAIPGSRRAGALAATRREASRHPSPNAGWPEAMVANLMGVRLGGLNHYAGRPSPRATLGTPHEVLTAGHIERAIRHMHGGWLAFLLLATPLVLVQEWLT; this is encoded by the coding sequence ATGACGCTGGCCCCGCTGTCCTGGGAGCTACTGGCGCTGATCGGCGCGGCCCTCGCCATCGACCTGCTGCTGGGCGACCCGCCCTGGCTGCCGCATCCCGTGGTGGGCATCGGCCGGGTGATCGCCCGGCTGGAGCGCGCCTGGAACCAGGGACCGGCCGCCGCCCGCCGGCGGCGCGGCATATGGCTGGCGGTGCTGGTGGTGGGCGGGACCTGGGCGCTCAGTTGGGGCCTGCTGGCATGCCTCGCCTGGCTCAGCCCCTGGCTGGCGGTGGCCGCGGAGCTCGGCCTGCTGGCCACGGCCCTGGCCGCCCGGGGGCTCGCCGAGGCCGCCCGGGCGGTGGCCGAGCCCCTGATCCGTGGGGCCTTGCCCGAGGCCCGGCAGCAGCTTGCCCGGATCGTCGGCCGTGACACCGCCGACCTCGACGAGGCCGAACTGGCCCGGGGGGCGGTGGAAACCGTGGCCGAGAACACCGTGGACGGCATCACCGCGCCCCTGTTCTGGGCACTGCTCGGCGGCGCGCCCCTGGCGCTGGCCTACAAGGCGGCCAATACCCTGGACTCCATGGTCGGCTACCGCAGCCCGCGCTTCATGGACTTCGGCCGCGCCTCGGCGCGGCTCGACGATGCCGTCAACTGGCTGCCGGCCCGCCTGACCGCCCTGTCGCTGTGGCTGGCCGCCCGGGCCATCCCCGGCAGTCGCCGCGCCGGGGCACTGGCGGCCACGCGCCGCGAGGCGTCCCGCCATCCCAGCCCCAATGCCGGCTGGCCGGAGGCCATGGTGGCCAACCTGATGGGGGTCCGGCTCGGCGGCCTCAACCACTACGCCGGGCGCCCCTCGCCGCGTGCCACCCTGGGCACGCCCCATGAGGTCCTCACCGCCGGCCATATCGAGCGTGCCATCCGTCACATGCATGGCGGCTGGCTGGCCTTCCTGCTGCTGGCCACGCCCCTGGTGCTGGTGCAGGAGTGGCTGACATGA
- the cobD gene encoding threonine-phosphate decarboxylase CobD, with amino-acid sequence MNRLSPPDWPRHGGRRAPLLARFGLPQDHPLIDFSANLNPLGPPAWLGDWLGEAAGRLADYPDPDDDRARRAIAAREGLTPEQVLPTNGGAEAIYLAAALHAGGRALVIEPTFGEYRRACDHYGLAVASLALCGEAFRLDVAATERALAEVDVAFLCRPNNPTGTLVPRQAIERLLARGRETGTTLVVDEAFVDFTDGDERLTPLLAGAPNLLLLRSLTKLFDLPGLRLGYLLGAPALVRGARARQMPWSVNALALGLVAPLLADADYLARTRDWLAGQRPAMPEAVRELGYDVPPTQANYFLLGGRWQAQEAEALFAFLLRRGLLARHTHSFPGLDGRWLRLALRDGPDNARLLAALAEWRRP; translated from the coding sequence ATGAATCGCCTCTCCCCACCCGACTGGCCCCGCCATGGGGGCCGCCGTGCGCCCCTGCTGGCGCGCTTCGGCCTACCGCAGGACCATCCGCTGATCGACTTCAGCGCCAACCTCAATCCGCTGGGCCCCCCGGCCTGGCTGGGCGACTGGCTGGGCGAGGCCGCGGGTCGGCTCGCCGACTACCCGGACCCGGACGACGACCGGGCCCGCCGGGCCATCGCCGCCCGCGAAGGGCTGACCCCCGAGCAGGTGCTGCCCACCAACGGCGGCGCCGAGGCGATTTACCTGGCGGCGGCCCTGCACGCCGGCGGTCGGGCACTGGTAATCGAGCCGACCTTCGGCGAGTACCGTCGGGCCTGTGACCATTATGGCCTGGCGGTGGCGTCGCTGGCGCTGTGCGGCGAGGCCTTCCGGCTCGACGTCGCCGCCACCGAGCGGGCCCTGGCCGAGGTGGACGTCGCCTTCCTGTGCCGGCCCAACAATCCCACCGGCACCCTGGTGCCCCGGCAGGCCATCGAGCGCCTGCTCGCCCGGGGGCGCGAGACCGGCACGACCCTGGTGGTGGACGAGGCCTTCGTCGACTTCACCGACGGCGACGAGCGCCTCACCCCGCTGCTGGCGGGGGCGCCGAACCTGCTGCTGCTGCGCTCCTTGACCAAGCTCTTCGACCTGCCGGGCCTGCGCCTCGGCTACCTGCTCGGCGCCCCCGCGCTGGTGCGAGGGGCCCGCGCCCGGCAGATGCCCTGGAGCGTCAATGCCCTGGCGCTGGGGCTGGTGGCCCCGCTGCTGGCCGACGCCGACTACCTGGCGCGCACCCGGGACTGGCTGGCCGGGCAGCGTCCGGCCATGCCCGAGGCGGTTCGCGAGCTGGGCTACGACGTGCCGCCCACCCAGGCCAACTACTTCCTGCTGGGCGGAAGGTGGCAGGCGCAGGAGGCGGAGGCGCTCTTCGCCTTCTTGCTGCGCCGGGGCCTGCTGGCCCGGCATACCCACTCCTTTCCCGGCCTCGATGGCCGCTGGCTGCGCCTGGCCCTGCGCGACGGCCCGGACAACGCGCGCCTGCTGGCGGCCCTGGCCGAGTGGCGGCGCCCATGA
- a CDS encoding bifunctional adenosylcobinamide kinase/adenosylcobinamide-phosphate guanylyltransferase: MIAFVSGGARSGKSAVAEALARAWRSPRPGGLVYLATARVADDEMAARVARHRRERGEDWVTLEAPLDLAGALVGVEAGSSVLLDCLTLWASQALFEARLAEAEGAARLQQLVATARRRDIALVVVSNDLNEDLPPRDPLVWRYLAFLQGLHRELARRADRVIEVVAGQPIDWKGESP, encoded by the coding sequence ATGATCGCCTTCGTCTCCGGCGGGGCGCGCTCGGGCAAGAGCGCGGTGGCCGAGGCCCTGGCCCGGGCGTGGCGATCGCCGCGCCCCGGCGGCCTCGTCTACCTGGCCACGGCCCGGGTCGCCGACGACGAGATGGCAGCAAGGGTCGCCCGCCACCGACGCGAGCGCGGCGAGGACTGGGTGACCCTCGAGGCGCCCCTGGATCTGGCCGGTGCCCTGGTTGGAGTCGAGGCGGGCAGCAGCGTGCTGCTGGACTGCCTGACCCTGTGGGCCAGCCAGGCGCTGTTCGAGGCCCGCCTGGCGGAGGCGGAGGGGGCGGCGAGGCTCCAGCAACTGGTCGCGACGGCCCGTCGTCGCGACATCGCCCTGGTGGTGGTCTCCAATGATCTCAACGAGGACCTGCCCCCCCGGGACCCCCTGGTCTGGCGCTACCTGGCCTTCCTGCAGGGCCTGCACCGCGAGCTGGCCCGGCGGGCGGATCGGGTAATCGAGGTGGTGGCCGGCCAGCCCATCGACTGGAAGGGAGAGAGCCCATGA
- the cobS gene encoding adenosylcobinamide-GDP ribazoletransferase: protein MKDAAFGTLLAIQFLTRLPVPVACPWTPATRRWAARAYPLVGALLGALAGGVGTLLQPLLPTPLLALLLLSLWVALSGGLHLDGLMDLADALGSNAPLDRRWAIMKDAQVGSFAVLALVFHLAWKAALLWALLEAGASPWWLVPIATLARLGGLGLLVGVSAARREGLAHAWQQSLGARDLALAALLPLAGLVVVPGAAWLALGLAAFIIIYGLAVRRAFGGINGDIVGAAIEGGELCLLLIAWSWWSFAPA from the coding sequence ATGAAGGACGCCGCCTTCGGCACGCTGCTGGCGATCCAGTTCCTGACCCGGTTGCCGGTGCCGGTGGCCTGTCCCTGGACCCCGGCCACCCGACGCTGGGCGGCGCGGGCCTATCCGCTGGTGGGCGCGCTGCTCGGGGCCCTGGCGGGGGGCGTCGGCACGCTGCTGCAGCCGCTGTTGCCCACGCCGCTGCTGGCCCTGCTGCTGCTCAGTCTGTGGGTGGCGCTCTCCGGCGGCCTGCACCTGGATGGCCTGATGGACCTGGCCGATGCCCTGGGCAGCAACGCCCCGCTGGACCGCCGCTGGGCGATCATGAAGGATGCCCAGGTGGGCAGCTTCGCCGTGCTGGCGCTGGTCTTCCACCTGGCGTGGAAGGCCGCCCTGCTGTGGGCCCTGCTCGAGGCCGGCGCGAGCCCCTGGTGGCTGGTACCGATCGCCACCCTGGCGCGGCTCGGCGGCCTCGGCCTGCTGGTGGGCGTGTCGGCGGCGCGGCGGGAGGGCCTGGCCCACGCCTGGCAGCAGAGCCTCGGCGCCCGGGATCTCGCCCTGGCGGCGCTGCTGCCGCTGGCCGGGCTCGTCGTCGTGCCCGGTGCGGCCTGGCTGGCCCTGGGCCTGGCGGCCTTCATCATCATCTACGGCCTGGCGGTGCGCCGGGCCTTCGGCGGCATCAACGGCGATATCGTCGGGGCCGCCATCGAGGGAGGAGAACTATGCTTGCTGCTGATCGCCTGGAGCTGGTGGTCGTTCGCCCCGGCCTGA